TGGGCTGCTGATGGCGCCTACCGCGCGCCCGTCCCGTCTTACCCGTGGGCGTGGTCTTGCTggccgccacgccccccgaaCCGGCGGTGCCCACACTGCTGCCTCCGCTCGAGTTGAGAGCAgcggccgcagcagctgcggaCACGTTGCCCAGCGGGCCAATGCCGGAGCCGGTGCTCGGCGAGATCGGGAGCGGGGAGTGCGGCGAGTGGGTGGTCTGGTGCACCGGCGTCGTCGAGTGGGTGTCCGTGGGACTCTCGGAGAGGTTCGAGGAGGCCGCCACATGGAAGCCGTGCCCATGACTGGCACTCGAGCTGGGCGAGCTGACCGCGTACGGAGAGTAGTTGGCCGGACTGTAGTAGTTGCCGTACTGCTCGTTGTAGTAGCCGCCGTAGTCCTGCTGCCCGAAGTTGTTGTAGCCGGCGTACGGACTGCTGTACAGCTGcgagttgttgttgccgctggcGGCATAGCTGGGCGTCAAGTaggccgccgccgcagccgccgctCCGGGCTCCATCTTGGCCTGGCGggccgccgttgccgccgcGTATGGAGTTCCGTATCCGGAGTAGAACGGCGGCGGCGTGTACTGCTGCATGCtgttgtagtagtagtagtcgTGTTTGCCGTCGTAgaccgctgctgctgccgctgccaccgccgaGGAGTTGACCGCCACTGCTCCTCCGTCCAGCGGATTGCTGGCCGAGCTGCAGCCATACAAATTGGAGCCGGCCACCGAGCCGTTGTCCAGCGCAGCGTGCACTTGGCCCGGGCTGCGGGACTCCGACTTGACCGCTGCACTGGAGCCAGTGCCATCGTGCGTCCAGTGCGACATCACAGTTGCTCCGCCCACCACACCATCCTCGCCAGAGACGCCACCGCTGGCGCCACCAGCCTGTTGATATGTGGAGAAGCTGCTGCCGGCGGACTGCGCGAAACTGGAGGCTGTGGCcaggctgcagctgctcgagTTCACATTCGGATTGGCATTCCCGTTCGAGTAGTGGCCGCTCAGCGAGGCCAGCGATCCTATGGTCGGCTGGAGCGGCTGGCTCTGCGGCGGCAGTCCCAGCGGACTGCACTGGCCAACCCCGCCcccgcctcctccaccgcctccgcccACACCGACACCCATGCCGGCACCGGCGCTACTGGGTCCATTGCTGGCCAACACGGTGCTGGGATGGGATTGCTGATGggattgttgctgctgctgctgctgctgatgcgtctgctgctgatgcgtctgttgctgctggggttgctgttgctgctgctgctgtgacAGATTGCAGAGGCTGCAAGGAGATAAGATGAGAGGGGTGATGAGTGGGGGAGCTAATTAATGGGGTGGTGTGATTAATGGTGTGGGAACACACACAGAAAGTAAACCCTTAACAAAAGCAGTTTTAAATCAAAAGTACACTTTACTACCATTCACAATtgacaaatatatttatatatttgatattaaAAATGCTGTCAATCGAATCGCACATGTTAATTTTAGATCTTCAATTTATGCCTATGCAgattatgaatattttaaaccCGTTctcaataaattcaatatatCCTTAGGTGGCAAACATGACTAATGTAATAACCGAGTGCATTAAATCAATCGAGGTGTTAATATATTAAAACCGGTTGCCtgaatttatatttaccaATTAAAAGGTGGCGGCTTTATCAAAGTATTTACTTTATGATCAtgtgtttattaaaatgtgtACTTACAGCTTAATTATGCTTATAATTAGTCTGAGTCCAAAGCAAACTATGTagttattaaattacaaaactttCAAATTGGAATTCTCTATTATACATTCAATTGCTCTACGAAtcataagtaaatatattacttgaattgttttattggaaactaaagaaataatgaattttaaGCGACTGCAGGACAAATTGTAAGGGACTTTGGAATGATCCTACTCAATATTGAGAATAATACATGAGGGACccacaaaacacacaacacacatgaGCAGTTTCTTTGTGTGGAAGAGCATGgaaacacagaaacacagaaCCTTTTGCTCGTTAAGGAAACACATAAAACTGTTTCCAATAATCTTTAAACAACCATTAAATTAACGGCACGTAGTCGTTCGGTTCTCGGTTCTTGGTTCTCGGTTGCCCATTTCCCCGATCCCTTTGGCCACGGCGACCAAGTCAAGTGCTTCCCAGTTGAAGACCCGGGCGAAGAGGTCTTCCAAATCTTGTCAAgtgttataaatatttttctacgATCTGGCCGTTCGTTCGTTCCCCTCTTCCTGTCGCtggatttttggattttttcgGCTTGTTTACTGGGATCTTGGG
This genomic stretch from Drosophila teissieri strain GT53w chromosome 2L, Prin_Dtei_1.1, whole genome shotgun sequence harbors:
- the LOC122615319 gene encoding developmental protein eyes absent isoform X2, which produces MLYNVPCYQNFSTLDYYKVKRPKTEHTDTHERNRLCNLSQQQQQQQPQQQQTHQQQTHQQQQQQQQSHQQSHPSTVLASNGPSSAGAGMGVGVGGGGGGGGGGVGQCSPLGLPPQSQPLQPTIGSLASLSGHYSNGNANPNVNSSSCSLATASSFAQSAGSSFSTYQQAGGASGGVSGEDGVVGGATVMSHWTHDGTGSSAAVKSESRSPGQVHAALDNGSVAGSNLYGCSSASNPLDGGAVAVNSSAVAAAAAAVYDGKHDYYYYNSMQQYTPPPFYSGYGTPYAAATAARQAKMEPGAAAAAAAYLTPSYAASGNNNSQLYSSPYAGYNNFGQQDYGGYYNEQYGNYYSPANYSPYAVSSPSSSASHGHGFHVAASSNLSESPTDTHSTTPVHQTTHSPHSPLPISPSTGSGIGPLGNVSAAAAAAALNSSGGSSVGTAGSGGVAASKTTPTGKTGRARGRRHQQPSPTRSTASDTGNSEAVKPPERVFVWDLDETLIIFHTLLSGSYANRYTKDHSSLMTIAFRMEEMVFNMADTHFFFNEIEECDQVHIDDVSSDDNGQDLSAYNFATDGFHTNTPPGAPPNLCLPTGVRGGVDWMRKLAFRYRKIKDIYNSYRGNVGTLLGPGKREAWLQIRSEIEVATDNWATLALKCLSMISQRENCVNVLVTSTQLAPALAKVLLFGLGGIFNIENIYSAHKIGHETCYERIVTRFGRKSTYVVIGDGNEEETAAKAMNFPFWRISAHSDIRALYTALDMGFL
- the LOC122615319 gene encoding developmental protein eyes absent isoform X1, whose protein sequence is MVTLMPYNYAAPRCGLIDKMIEPKVKRPKTEHTDTHERNRLCNLSQQQQQQQPQQQQTHQQQTHQQQQQQQQSHQQSHPSTVLASNGPSSAGAGMGVGVGGGGGGGGGGVGQCSPLGLPPQSQPLQPTIGSLASLSGHYSNGNANPNVNSSSCSLATASSFAQSAGSSFSTYQQAGGASGGVSGEDGVVGGATVMSHWTHDGTGSSAAVKSESRSPGQVHAALDNGSVAGSNLYGCSSASNPLDGGAVAVNSSAVAAAAAAVYDGKHDYYYYNSMQQYTPPPFYSGYGTPYAAATAARQAKMEPGAAAAAAAYLTPSYAASGNNNSQLYSSPYAGYNNFGQQDYGGYYNEQYGNYYSPANYSPYAVSSPSSSASHGHGFHVAASSNLSESPTDTHSTTPVHQTTHSPHSPLPISPSTGSGIGPLGNVSAAAAAAALNSSGGSSVGTAGSGGVAASKTTPTGKTGRARGRRHQQPSPTRSTASDTGNSEAVKPPERVFVWDLDETLIIFHTLLSGSYANRYTKDHSSLMTIAFRMEEMVFNMADTHFFFNEIEECDQVHIDDVSSDDNGQDLSAYNFATDGFHTNTPPGAPPNLCLPTGVRGGVDWMRKLAFRYRKIKDIYNSYRGNVGTLLGPGKREAWLQIRSEIEVATDNWATLALKCLSMISQRENCVNVLVTSTQLAPALAKVLLFGLGGIFNIENIYSAHKIGHETCYERIVTRFGRKSTYVVIGDGNEEETAAKAMNFPFWRISAHSDIRALYTALDMGFL